A stretch of Camelina sativa cultivar DH55 chromosome 18, Cs, whole genome shotgun sequence DNA encodes these proteins:
- the LOC104760968 gene encoding methionine S-methyltransferase isoform X1, with product MADLSVDDFLNQCKQSGDAAYGALRSVLERLEDPKTRSKARIFLSDIYKRVGSSESSLQTYHFHIQDIFLDQYEGFQSRKKLTMMVIPSIFIPEDWSFTFYEGLNRHPDTIFKDKTIAELGCGNGWISIAIAAKWLPSKVYGLDINPRAVKISWINLYLNALDDDGEPVYDDEKKTLLDRVEFYESDLLGYCRDNKIQLERIVGCIPQILNPNPEAMSKLITENASEEFLHSLSNYCALQGFVEDQFGLGLIARAVEEGISVIKPAGIMIFNMGGRPGQGVCRRLFERRGVRVTQMWQTKILQAADTDISALVEIERSSPHRFEFFMGLAGDQPICARTAWAYGKSGGRISHALSVYSCQLRQPSQVKIIFDFLKNGFQEISNSLDLSFEDEAVADEKIPFLAYLASVLKNSSYFPFEPPAGSKRFCSLIAGFMRTYHRIPINQDNIVVFPSRAVAIESAFRLFSPRLAIVDEHLTRQLPRSWLTSLAIEDTSMEKPDDQITVIESPHQSDLMIELIKKLKPQVVVTGMAPFEVITSSSFLHLLDVTREIGCRLFLDISDHFELSSLPSSNGVLKYLAENQLPSHAAIICGLVKNKVYSDLEVAFVISEVNDISKALSKTVEVLEGHTAIISQYYYGCLFHELLAFQLADRHAPAERESEKAKSEEIIGFSSSAVSILKDAELSVTEIDDSSLIHMDVDQSFLPIPRSVKAAIFESFVRQNISEAEVDINPSIKQFVWSNYGFPTKSSTGFVYADGSLALFNKLVMCCAQEGGTLCLPAGTNGNYVAAAKFLKANVVNMPTESSDGFKLTEMSLTKALESVKKPWVCISGPTVSPTGLVYSNEEMDILLATCAKFGAKVIIDTSFSGLEYSATSWDLKNALSKLDSSLSVSLLGCLSLNLLSGALKLGFLVLDQSVIDAFHTLPGLSKPHSTVKYAAKKMLALKEEKAGDFLDAVSETIKTLEGRSKRLKEVLENSGWEVIQPSAGISMVAKPKAYLNKTVKVKAGDGQEVKLTDSNMRDVFLSHTGVCLNSGSWTGIPGYCRFSFALEDSEFDKAIESIAQFKSVLAN from the exons ATGGCGGACCTCTCTGTCGACGATTTCCTAAACCAGTGCAAACAATCCGGCGACGCAGCTTATGGCGCTTTGCGATCGGTCCTGGAGCGGCTCGAGGATCCGAAAACTCGATCCAAGGCTCGGATCTTCCTCTCTGACATCTACAAACGCGTCGGATCCTCCGAGTCGTCTCTCCAAACCTACCATTTCCATATCCAGGACATCTTCCTCGATCAATACGAAG GTTTTCAGTCCAGGAAAAAGTTAACCATGATGGTCATTCCTAGTATTTTTATTCCAGAAGACTGGTCATTCACATTTTATGAAGGACTTAATAGACATCCTGACACCATCTTCAAGGATAAGACTATTGCTGAACTTGGCTGTGGGAATGGATGGATATCAATAGCCATAGCTGCTAAGTGGTTGCCTTCAAAG GTATATGGGCTTGATATTAATCCTAGAGCTGTAAAAATTTCTTGGATAAATTTGTACCTAAACGCTCTTGATGATGATGGCGAACCAGTCTATGACGACGAGAAGAAAACTTTATTAGATAGAGTGGAATTCTATGAATCTGATTTGCTTGGTTATTGCAGAGATAATAAAATTCAGCTCGAGAGAATTGTAGGATGCATACCTCAG ATTCTTAATCCAAACCCAGAGGCAATGTCTAAGCTGATAACAGAAAATGCAAGTGAGGAATTTCTCCATTCGCTGAGTAACTATTGTGCCCTTCAG GGTTTTGTTGAAGATCAGTTTGGCTTAGGTTTGATTGCCAGAGCGGTGGAAGAGGGAATATCTGTCATCAAACCTGCAGGGATTATGATATTCAACATGGGTGGTCGTCCTGGGCAAGGTGTCTGTAGACGCTTGTTTGAGCGGCGAGGAGTCCGTGTTACACAGATGTGGCAAACTAAAATACTTCAG GCTGCAGATACCGATATCTCGGCATTAGTTGAAATTGAGAGGAGCAGCCCTCATCGTTTTGAGTTTTTTATGGGACTTGCCGGAGACCAACCAATTTGTGCTCGAACCGCATGGGCCTATGGAAAGTCTGGTGGACGAATCTCCCATGCTTTATCGGTTTATAGTTGTCAGCTTCGCCAACCAAGTCAA GTTAAGATAATCTTTGACTTCTTGAAAAATGGATTTCAAGAAATCAGTAATTCACTGGATTTATCTTTCGAGGATGAAGCTGTGGCTGATGAGAAAATTCCATTTCTAGCCTATCTTGCTAGTGTCTTGAAAAATAGCTCCTATTTCCCGTTTGAACCTCCAGCTGGCAGCAAAAGATTCTGCAGTCTAATTGCAGGCTTTATGAGGACATACCACCGTATTCCGATTAATCAGGAT AACATTGTCGTGTTTCCATCAAGGGCTGTAGCCATCGAGAGTGCATTTCGGTTATTCTCCCCTCGACTTGCAATTGTTGATGAGCATTTAACTCGACAACTTCCGAGGAGCTGGCTAACCTCTTTAGCCATTGAG GACACTAGCATGGAGAAACCAGATGATCAAATCACAGTCATCGAATCCCCGCACCAGTCTGATCTGATGATAGAACTCATTAAGAAACTAAAGCCACAGGTGGTAGTTACTGGAATGGctccatttgaagtcatcacCAGTTCATCGTTTTTGCACCTGTTGGACGTGACGAGAGAAATTGGATGTCGACTCTTCTTGGACATATCTGATCACTTTGAATTGTCTAGCCTCCCTTCATCCAATGGAGTACTAAAATATCTCGCTGAAAATCAACTACCTTCTCATGCAGCAATTATCTGCGGTCTGGTAAAGAATAAG GTCTATTCAGATTTAGAAGTAGCATTTGTCATTTCAGAAGTGAATGACATTTCTAAGGCCTTATCCAAAACTGTGGAAGTCTTAGAAGGTCATACTGCTATTATCAGTCAATACTACTATGGTTGCCTTTTCCATGAGCTTCTGGCTTTCCAGCTTGCTGATCGTCATGCCCCCGCTGAG AGGGAAAGTGAGAAGGCAAAGTCTGAAGAGATCATTGGATTTTCAAGCTCAGCCGTTTCTATTCTGAAAGATGCTGAGCTTTCAGTCACTGAGATTGACGACAGTTCTCTAATCCACATGGACGTGGATCAAAGTTTCTTGCCAATTCCACGATCTGTTAAGGCTGCAATCTTTGAAAGTTTTGTGAGGCAGAACATATCTGAAGCAGAAGTTGATATCAACCCAAGTATTAAGCAGTTTGTGTGGAGTAATTATGGGTTTCCAACCAAAAGCAGCACAGGCTTTGTATATGCTGATGGCTCACTAGCACTATTCAATAAACTGGTCATGTGCTGCGCTCAAGAAGGTGGAACACTCTGTTTACCTGCTGGCACAAATGGAAATTATGTTGCTGCTgccaaatttttaaaagctaaT GTTGTGAATATGCCTACTGAGTCTAGTGATGGCTTTAAGCTGACGGAAATGAGCCTAACGAAAGCACTCGAGTCTGTCAAGAAGCCGTGGGTTTGTATATCTGGACCAACAGTTAGCCCTACAGGCTTGGTGTACAGCAATGAGGAAATGGATATATTATTGGCTacttgtgctaagtttggagcAAAGGTCATCATTGATACTTCATTCTCCGGATTAGAATACAGTGCAACTAGCTGGGATTTGAAGAATGCTCTGTCGAAATTGGATTCATCCTTGTCAGTTTCGCTTCTTGGATGTCTCTCTTTGAATTTACTCAGTGGAGCTCTGAAACTCGGGTTTCTAGTTTTGGATCAGTCTGTCATTGATGCCTTCCATACCCTCCCAGGCCTGAGTAAACCGCACAGCACTGTGAAATATGCTGCTAAGAAGATGTTGGCTCTGAAAGAAGAGAAGGCGGGTGACTTTTTGGATGCCGTTTCTGAAACCATTAAAACGTTGGAGGGCAGATCCAAACGCTTAAAAGAG GTATTAGAGAACTCTGGTTGGGAGGTTATCCAACCCTCAGCGGGAATCTCAATGGTGGCAAAGCCGAAAGCATATCTCAACAAAACAGTAAAGGTGAAAGCAGGAGATGGACAGGAAGTCAAGCTTACGGATTCAAATATGAGGGACGTGTTCCTCAGTCATACTGGTGTTTGCTTGAACAGCGGTTCCTGGACCGGAATTCCTGGTTACTGCCGCTTTTCATTTGCATTGGAGGATAGTGAGTTTGACAAGGCTATTGAATCAATAGCTCAGTTTAAAAGCGTGCTTGCTAATTGA
- the LOC104763309 gene encoding uncharacterized protein LOC104763309: MDAFTLIPPYQKFLKDAVMEQINQVQGMVILNHECSVIIQRTAAPKKLSNPGSFTLPCSIGPLKFGRCLCDLGASVSLMPLTVAKCLRFEKFKPTDIQLVLADRTTRLLSGVLEDLPVKIGYVDVPTDFVFLEMDVESRDALILGQPFLATAGAMIDVRNGKIDLKLGEASLCSLIFGKL, encoded by the coding sequence ATGGACGCTTTCACCCTAATACCTCCctaccagaaattcctgaaGGATGCGGTGATGGAACAGATTAATCAAGTCCAAGGAATGGTAATACTCAATCACGAGTGCAGTGTTATAATCCAAAGGACTGCTGCACCTAAGAAACTGAGCAATCCGGGGTCATTCACATTACCTTGCTCGATTGGCCCTTTGAAGTTTGGAAGATGTCTCTGCGATTTGGGGGCATCAGTTAGCTTAATGCCTCTAACCGTAGCCAAATGCCTTAggtttgagaaattcaaacctACCGACATACAACTAGTTCTAGCAGACCGAACTACAAGGTTGCTAAGTGGAGTGTTGGAAGACCTGCCGGTCAAGATAGGATACGTAGACGTACCAAccgattttgtgtttttggagaTGGATGTAGAGTCAAGGGATGCGCTTATATTAGGTCAACCATTTTTAGCCACCGCAGGAGCAATGATAGATGTGAGGAACGGGAAGATCGATCTGAAGCTTGGGGAAGCCTCACTATGCAGTTTGATATTCGGGAAACTATGA
- the LOC104760968 gene encoding methionine S-methyltransferase isoform X2 encodes MADLSVDDFLNQCKQSGDAAYGALRSVLERLEDPKTRSKARIFLSDIYKRVGSSESSLQTYHFHIQDIFLDQYEGFQSRKKLTMMVIPSIFIPEDWSFTFYEGLNRHPDTIFKDKTIAELGCGNGWISIAIAAKWLPSKVYGLDINPRAVKISWINLYLNALDDDGEPVYDDEKKTLLDRVEFYESDLLGYCRDNKIQLERIVGCIPQILNPNPEAMSKLITENASEEFLHSLSNYCALQGFVEDQFGLGLIARAVEEGISVIKPAGIMIFNMGGRPGQGVCRRLFERRGVRVTQMWQTKILQAADTDISALVEIERSSPHRFEFFMGLAGDQPICARTAWAYGKSGGRISHALSVYSCQLRQPSQVKIIFDFLKNGFQEISNSLDLSFEDEAVADEKIPFLAYLASVLKNSSYFPFEPPAGSKRFCSLIAGFMRTYHRIPINQDNIVVFPSRAVAIESAFRLFSPRLAIVDEHLTRQLPRSWLTSLAIEDTSMEKPDDQITVIESPHQSDLMIELIKKLKPQVVVTGMAPFEVITSSSFLHLLDVTREIGCRLFLDISDHFELSSLPSSNGVLKYLAENQLPSHAAIICGLVKNKVYSDLEVAFVISEVNDISKALSKTVEVLEGHTAIISQYYYGCLFHELLAFQLADRHAPAERESEKAKSEEIIGFSSSAVSILKDAELSVTEIDDSSLIHMDVDQSFLPIPRSVKAAIFESFVRQNISEAEVDINPSIKQFVWSNYGFPTKSSTGFVYADGSLALFNKLVMCCAQEGGTLCLPAGTNGNYVAAAKFLKANVVNMPTESSDGFKLTEMSLTKALESVKKPWVCISGPTVSPTGLVYSNEEMDILLATCAKFGAKVIIDTSFSGLEYSATSWDLKNALSKLDSSLSVSLLGCLSLNLLSGALKLGFLVLDQSVIDAFHTLPGLSKPHSTVKYAAKKMLALKEEKAGDFLDAVSETIKTLEGRSKRLKEVLENSGWEVIQPSAGISMVAKPKAYLNKTVKVKAGDGQEVKLTDSNMRDVFLSHTGVCLNSGSWTGIPGYCRFSFALEDSEFDKAIESIAQFKSVLAN; translated from the exons ATGGCGGACCTCTCTGTCGACGATTTCCTAAACCAGTGCAAACAATCCGGCGACGCAGCTTATGGCGCTTTGCGATCGGTCCTGGAGCGGCTCGAGGATCCGAAAACTCGATCCAAGGCTCGGATCTTCCTCTCTGACATCTACAAACGCGTCGGATCCTCCGAGTCGTCTCTCCAAACCTACCATTTCCATATCCAGGACATCTTCCTCGATCAATACGAAG GTTTTCAGTCCAGGAAAAAGTTAACCATGATGGTCATTCCTAGTATTTTTATTCCAGAAGACTGGTCATTCACATTTTATGAAGGACTTAATAGACATCCTGACACCATCTTCAAGGATAAGACTATTGCTGAACTTGGCTGTGGGAATGGATGGATATCAATAGCCATAGCTGCTAAGTGGTTGCCTTCAAAG GTATATGGGCTTGATATTAATCCTAGAGCTGTAAAAATTTCTTGGATAAATTTGTACCTAAACGCTCTTGATGATGATGGCGAACCAGTCTATGACGACGAGAAGAAAACTTTATTAGATAGAGTGGAATTCTATGAATCTGATTTGCTTGGTTATTGCAGAGATAATAAAATTCAGCTCGAGAGAATTGTAGGATGCATACCTCAG ATTCTTAATCCAAACCCAGAGGCAATGTCTAAGCTGATAACAGAAAATGCAAGTGAGGAATTTCTCCATTCGCTGAGTAACTATTGTGCCCTTCAG GGTTTTGTTGAAGATCAGTTTGGCTTAGGTTTGATTGCCAGAGCGGTGGAAGAGGGAATATCTGTCATCAAACCTGCAGGGATTATGATATTCAACATGGGTGGTCGTCCTGGGCAAGGTGTCTGTAGACGCTTGTTTGAGCGGCGAGGAGTCCGTGTTACACAGATGTGGCAAACTAAAATACTTCAG GCTGCAGATACCGATATCTCGGCATTAGTTGAAATTGAGAGGAGCAGCCCTCATCGTTTTGAGTTTTTTATGGGACTTGCCGGAGACCAACCAATTTGTGCTCGAACCGCATGGGCCTATGGAAAGTCTGGTGGACGAATCTCCCATGCTTTATCGGTTTATAGTTGTCAGCTTCGCCAACCAAGTCAA GTTAAGATAATCTTTGACTTCTTGAAAAATGGATTTCAAGAAATCAGTAATTCACTGGATTTATCTTTCGAGGATGAAGCTGTGGCTGATGAGAAAATTCCATTTCTAGCCTATCTTGCTAGTGTCTTGAAAAATAGCTCCTATTTCCCGTTTGAACCTCCAGCTGGCAGCAAAAGATTCTGCAGTCTAATTGCAGGCTTTATGAGGACATACCACCGTATTCCGATTAATCAGGAT AACATTGTCGTGTTTCCATCAAGGGCTGTAGCCATCGAGAGTGCATTTCGGTTATTCTCCCCTCGACTTGCAATTGTTGATGAGCATTTAACTCGACAACTTCCGAGGAGCTGGCTAACCTCTTTAGCCATTGAG GACACTAGCATGGAGAAACCAGATGATCAAATCACAGTCATCGAATCCCCGCACCAGTCTGATCTGATGATAGAACTCATTAAGAAACTAAAGCCACAGGTGGTAGTTACTGGAATGGctccatttgaagtcatcacCAGTTCATCGTTTTTGCACCTGTTGGACGTGACGAGAGAAATTGGATGTCGACTCTTCTTGGACATATCTGATCACTTTGAATTGTCTAGCCTCCCTTCATCCAATGGAGTACTAAAATATCTCGCTGAAAATCAACTACCTTCTCATGCAGCAATTATCTGCGGTCTGGTAAAGAATAAG GTCTATTCAGATTTAGAAGTAGCATTTGTCATTTCAGAAGTGAATGACATTTCTAAGGCCTTATCCAAAACTGTGGAAGTCTTAGAAGGTCATACTGCTATTATCAGTCAATACTACTATGGTTGCCTTTTCCATGAGCTTCTGGCTTTCCAGCTTGCTGATCGTCATGCCCCCGCTGAG AGGGAAAGTGAGAAGGCAAAGTCTGAAGAGATCATTGGATTTTCAAGCTCAGCCGTTTCTATTCTGAAAGATGCTGAGCTTTCAGTCACTGAGATTGACGACAGTTCTCTAATCCACATGGACGTGGATCAAAGTTTCTTGCCAATTCCACGATCTGTTAAGGCTGCAATCTTTGAAAGTTTTGTGAGGCAGAACATATCTGAAGCAGAAGTTGATATCAACCCAAGTATTAAGCAGTTTGTGTGGAGTAATTATGGGTTTCCAACCAAAAGCAGCACAGGCTTTGTATATGCTGATGGCTCACTAGCACTATTCAATAAACTGGTCATGTGCTGCGCTCAAGAAGGTGGAACACTCTGTTTACCTGCTGGCACAAATGGAAATTATGTTGCTGCTgccaaatttttaaaagctaaTGTTGTCAATATGCCTACTGAGTCTAGTGATGGCTTTAAGCTGACGGAAATGAGCCTAACGAAAGCACTCGAGTCTGTCAAGAAGCCGTGGGTTTGTATATCTGGACCAACAGTTAGCCCTACAGGCTTGGTGTACAGCAATGAGGAAATGGATATATTATTGGCTacttgtgctaagtttggagcAAAG GTCATCATTGATACTTCATTCTCCGGATTAGAATACAGTGCAACTAGCTGGGATTTGAAGAATGCTCTGTCGAAATTGGATTCATCCTTGTCAGTTTCGCTTCTTGGATGTCTCTCTTTGAATTTACTCAGTGGAGCTCTGAAACTCGGGTTTCTAGTTTTGGATCAGTCTGTCATTGATGCCTTCCATACCCTCCCAGGCCTGAGTAAACCGCACAGCACTGTGAAATATGCTGCTAAGAAGATGTTGGCTCTGAAAGAAGAGAAGGCGGGTGACTTTTTGGATGCCGTTTCTGAAACCATTAAAACGTTGGAGGGCAGATCCAAACGCTTAAAAGAG GTATTAGAGAACTCTGGTTGGGAGGTTATCCAACCCTCAGCGGGAATCTCAATGGTGGCAAAGCCGAAAGCATATCTCAACAAAACAGTAAAGGTGAAAGCAGGAGATGGACAGGAAGTCAAGCTTACGGATTCAAATATGAGGGACGTGTTCCTCAGTCATACTGGTGTTTGCTTGAACAGCGGTTCCTGGACCGGAATTCCTGGTTACTGCCGCTTTTCATTTGCATTGGAGGATAGTGAGTTTGACAAGGCTATTGAATCAATAGCTCAGTTTAAAAGCGTGCTTGCTAATTGA
- the LOC104760966 gene encoding PCTP-like protein, whose amino-acid sequence MNGPAPSSSSWSVSEESLRRYVRFASESCIQELLSSSEAGRFGNASNGWKVVRHDPNGVEISKRDTGSLHSFRSRRILTSISPDQFVKVANAIDAAKQWEGDLVEATHIRNIDENLSVIRLRFGENSKPLFRKREFIVYERRETMQDGSLVVAVASLLKEMAEGLEPTKKKENNSIRGFLVESGWVLEKLDDSSCMITYVVQLDPIGWLPKGFVNRLNTKLVMVIDNLRKLAQASLPSLPPP is encoded by the exons ATGAACGGTCCAGCCCCCTCCAGCTCCTCCTG GTCGGTGAGCGAGGAGTCGCTGAGAAGGTATGTGAGGTTCGCGAGTGAGAGCTGCATCCAAGAGCTCTTATCTTCGTCTGAGGCCGGACGCTTTGGGAACGCGTCTAATGGGTGGAAAGTTGTGAGGCATGACCCAAACGGTGTCGAGATTTCAAAACGCGACACTGGATCGCTCCACTCGTTTAGAAGCCGTAGGATCCTTACATCAATCTCTCCAGACCAGTTCGTCAAAGTCGCAAATGCCATCGACGCAGCAA AGCAATGGGAAGGCGACCTAGTGGAAGCAACACATATTAGAAACATAGATGAGAATCTAAGTGTTATCCGTTTAAGGTTTGGGGAAAACTCGAAACCGCTCTTTAGGAAAAGAGAGTTCATTGTCTACGAACGACGTGAGACCATGCAAGATGGCAGCCTCGTGGTGGCGGTTGCGTCGTTACTAAAGGAGATGGCAGAAGGATTGGAGCcgacaaagaaaaaggaaaacaactCCATTAGAGGGTTTTTGGTTGAGTCAGGATGGGTTTTGGAGAAGCTTGACGATAGCTCTTGCATGATTACTTATGTTGTTCAG TTGGATCCCATAGGATGGTTGCCAAAGGGTTTTGTGAACAGACTAAACACAAAGCTAGTAATGGTTATTGATAACCTTAGAAAGCTTGCTCAAGCTTCTCTACCTTCTCTCCCTCCTCCTTAG